From Planococcus halocryophilus, the proteins below share one genomic window:
- the rpsL gene encoding 30S ribosomal protein S12: protein MPTINQLVNKPRKPKSTKSGSPALNKGYNSFKKSQTNVTSPQKRGVCTRVGTMTPKKPNSALRKYARVRLTNQIEVNAYIGGEGHNLQEHSVVLLRGGRVKDLPGVRYHIVRGALDTAGVTGRMQSRSKYGTKRPKVKK from the coding sequence ATGCCTACAATTAACCAATTAGTTAACAAGCCTCGTAAACCAAAGAGCACTAAATCAGGTTCACCAGCCCTAAACAAAGGGTACAACAGCTTTAAAAAGTCTCAAACTAACGTGACATCACCACAAAAACGTGGAGTATGTACTCGTGTTGGTACGATGACACCTAAAAAACCAAACTCGGCATTGCGTAAATATGCGCGTGTGCGTTTGACGAACCAAATTGAGGTTAATGCTTACATCGGCGGCGAAGGTCACAACCTTCAAGAGCACAGTGTAGTTCTTCTTCGCGGCGGACGCGTAAAAGATTTACCGGGTGTACGTTACCATATCGTACGTGGAGCACTTGATACAGCTGGAGTAACTGGCCGTATGCAAAGCCGTTCTAAATACGGAACTAAACGCCCTAAAGTAAAAAAATAA
- the rpsG gene encoding 30S ribosomal protein S7 codes for MPRKGPVAKRDVLPDPIYNSKLVTRLINKMMVDGKRGTSQKILYGAFELVKERSGKDPIEVYEQALTNIMPVLEVRSRRVGGANYQVPVEVRPERRTTLGLRFLVNYSRLRGEKTMEERLANEILDAANNTGSSVKKREDLHKMAEANKAFAHYRW; via the coding sequence ATGCCTCGTAAAGGTCCTGTAGCTAAACGTGACGTGTTGCCAGATCCAATTTATAATTCGAAATTGGTGACACGCTTAATTAATAAAATGATGGTTGACGGAAAAAGAGGTACTTCACAAAAAATCCTATACGGAGCGTTTGAGCTAGTTAAAGAACGCAGCGGTAAGGATCCAATTGAAGTATACGAACAAGCACTGACTAACATTATGCCAGTTCTTGAAGTTCGCTCTCGCCGTGTTGGTGGAGCTAACTACCAAGTGCCGGTTGAAGTTCGTCCTGAACGCCGTACAACTTTAGGTCTTCGCTTCCTTGTGAACTATTCACGTCTTCGTGGAGAGAAAACAATGGAAGAACGTTTGGCTAATGAAATTTTAGATGCAGCCAACAATACTGGTTCATCAGTTAAGAAACGTGAAGATTTGCATAAAATGGCAGAAGCTAACAAAGCATTCGCTCACTATCGCTGGTAA
- a CDS encoding ribosomal L7Ae/L30e/S12e/Gadd45 family protein codes for MSNEKVKQTSKIIIGTKQTVKALKSGIVQEVIVAKDANDRMTEQIVHLALEKGIRIELADSRLKLGKAYGINVGAAAVAITG; via the coding sequence ATGTCTAATGAAAAAGTAAAACAGACAAGTAAAATAATCATCGGTACAAAGCAGACAGTAAAAGCATTAAAAAGCGGTATTGTCCAAGAAGTAATAGTGGCAAAAGACGCGAACGATCGAATGACTGAACAGATCGTCCATCTAGCTTTAGAAAAAGGTATTCGGATCGAACTTGCAGATTCACGATTAAAGCTTGGCAAAGCATATGGCATTAATGTCGGTGCAGCTGCAGTAGCTATTACTGGATAA
- the rpoC gene encoding DNA-directed RNA polymerase subunit beta' translates to MIDVNNFEYMKIGLASPDKIRSWSYGEVKKPETINYRTLKPEKDGLFCERIFGPTKDWECHCGKYKRVRYKGVVCDRCGVEVTRSKVRRERMGHIELAAPVSHIWYFKGIPSRMGLILDMSPRSLEEVIYFASYVVIDPADTPLEKKQLLSEKEYRAYRDKFGKKFQAAMGAEAIKRLLQEIDLERETDSLKEELKTAQGQRRTRAIKRLEVVESFRNSGNNPDWMILDVLPVIPPELRPMVQLDGGRFATSDLNDLYRRVINRNNRLKRLLDLGAPSIIVQNEKRMLQEAVDALIDNGRRGRPVTGPGNRPLKSLSHMLKGKQGRFRQNLLGKRVDYSGRSVIVVGPNLKMYQCGLPKGMAIELFKPFVMKELVERGLAHNIKSAKRKIERLHSEVWDVLEDVIKEHPVLLNRAPTLHRLGIQAFEPTLVEGKAIRLHPLVCTAYNADFDGDQMAVHVPLSSEAQAEARLLMLAAQNILNPKDGKPVVTPSQDMVLGNYYLTLERKGATGEGATFSGPEEVMIAYQTGHVHLHTRIAIQAGAVNNPTFTEEQNKMLLLTTVGKIIFNEILPKSFPYINEPTDFNLQVETPAKYFVPTTTNIRKHIEESELVTPFKKKILGEIIAEVFKRFHITETSKMLDRMKSLGFKYSTQAGITVGVSDIVVLPDKGEILISAQENVDKVMKQFRRGLITEEERYARVISYWSNAKDIIQGKLMASLDNLNPIFMMSDSGARGNASNFTQLAGMRGLMANPAGRIIELPIKSSFREGLTVLEYFISTHGARKGLADTALKTADSGYLTRRLVDVAQDAIVRENDCGTDRGLLVGALMEGTEVIEELDERIVGRHAKKTIRHPETKGIIVAKDELITQDLTRLIVEAGIKEVTIRSAFTCNTKHGICKKCYGTNLATGDEVEVGEAVGIIAAQSIGEPGTQLTMRTFHTGGVAGDDITQGLPRIQEIFESRNPKGQAVISEITGTVTEVEEIREGQKEVTIQGDVETRKYLAPYNARIKVQVDDAIVRGEVLTDGSIDPKQLLQVKDVQAVQVYLLKEVQKVYRMQGVEIGDKHVEVMVRQMFRKVRVIEAGDTELLPGSLLDIHQFTEANVKAVLEGNLPATSRPVILGITKASLETESFLSAASFQETTRVLTDAAIKGKRDELLGLKENVIIGKLVPAGTGMQRYRQIKIAQSEKAAQQEIVGTES, encoded by the coding sequence TTGATAGATGTTAATAATTTTGAGTACATGAAAATCGGATTAGCGTCACCCGATAAAATTCGCTCATGGTCTTATGGAGAAGTCAAAAAGCCAGAAACAATCAATTACCGTACATTAAAACCTGAAAAAGATGGTTTGTTCTGCGAACGTATTTTCGGTCCTACAAAGGATTGGGAATGTCATTGTGGTAAATACAAACGTGTTCGTTATAAAGGTGTTGTCTGTGATCGTTGTGGCGTTGAAGTTACACGTTCGAAAGTTCGCCGTGAGCGTATGGGACACATTGAATTAGCAGCTCCTGTTTCACACATTTGGTATTTCAAAGGAATTCCGAGCCGTATGGGACTTATCTTAGATATGTCTCCACGTTCACTTGAAGAAGTTATTTACTTTGCTTCTTATGTGGTAATTGATCCTGCAGATACACCACTTGAAAAGAAACAGCTTCTATCTGAAAAAGAATACCGCGCTTACCGTGATAAGTTTGGTAAGAAATTCCAAGCTGCTATGGGAGCAGAAGCAATCAAACGTCTATTGCAAGAAATTGACCTTGAGCGCGAAACGGATTCTTTAAAAGAAGAGTTGAAAACAGCTCAAGGCCAACGCCGCACTCGTGCGATTAAACGCCTTGAAGTCGTTGAGTCATTCCGTAACTCAGGAAACAATCCTGATTGGATGATTTTAGATGTTCTACCTGTTATTCCACCTGAACTTCGCCCGATGGTTCAATTAGATGGCGGTCGCTTTGCGACTTCTGATTTAAATGACCTATATCGTCGCGTAATCAACCGGAATAACCGTTTGAAACGTCTTTTGGATCTTGGAGCGCCAAGCATTATCGTTCAAAACGAAAAACGTATGCTTCAAGAAGCTGTTGATGCTTTAATCGATAACGGTCGTCGTGGTCGTCCAGTTACAGGACCAGGTAACCGTCCATTGAAATCTCTTTCTCATATGTTAAAAGGTAAGCAAGGACGTTTCCGTCAAAACCTTCTTGGTAAACGAGTTGATTACTCAGGCCGTTCAGTAATTGTAGTTGGACCTAACCTGAAAATGTATCAATGTGGTTTGCCGAAAGGGATGGCAATCGAATTGTTCAAACCTTTTGTTATGAAGGAATTGGTTGAACGTGGATTGGCTCATAACATCAAGAGTGCAAAACGCAAAATCGAACGTCTTCATTCTGAAGTTTGGGATGTATTAGAAGATGTAATCAAGGAGCATCCGGTTCTATTGAACCGAGCACCAACTCTTCACAGATTAGGTATCCAGGCATTTGAGCCGACACTAGTTGAAGGTAAAGCGATCCGTCTACATCCACTTGTATGTACTGCATATAATGCCGATTTCGATGGTGACCAAATGGCTGTTCACGTACCTTTATCATCTGAAGCGCAAGCTGAAGCAAGATTATTGATGCTTGCAGCTCAAAACATTTTGAATCCAAAAGACGGAAAACCTGTTGTAACACCATCTCAGGATATGGTTTTAGGAAACTATTACTTAACACTTGAGCGTAAAGGTGCTACAGGAGAAGGCGCTACTTTCTCAGGACCTGAAGAAGTCATGATCGCTTATCAAACAGGCCATGTGCATTTGCATACACGTATTGCGATTCAAGCTGGAGCTGTAAACAACCCGACATTCACAGAAGAACAAAACAAAATGCTTTTATTAACAACTGTTGGTAAAATTATTTTCAATGAAATTCTGCCGAAGTCATTCCCGTATATTAATGAACCGACTGATTTCAACTTGCAGGTGGAGACGCCAGCGAAATATTTTGTTCCAACAACGACTAATATTCGTAAGCATATTGAAGAATCGGAACTTGTAACACCGTTTAAAAAGAAAATTCTTGGTGAAATCATTGCAGAAGTGTTCAAGCGTTTCCATATTACGGAAACTTCGAAAATGCTAGATCGCATGAAGAGCCTTGGATTTAAATATTCAACACAAGCCGGCATTACTGTTGGTGTGTCAGATATCGTAGTTCTTCCAGACAAGGGAGAAATTTTAATCAGTGCACAAGAAAATGTTGATAAAGTAATGAAACAATTCCGTCGCGGATTGATTACAGAAGAAGAACGGTATGCACGTGTCATTTCTTATTGGAGTAATGCAAAAGATATCATTCAGGGCAAACTGATGGCATCTCTTGACAACTTAAACCCAATCTTTATGATGAGTGATTCCGGAGCTCGTGGTAATGCTTCCAACTTTACACAGCTTGCTGGTATGCGCGGATTGATGGCCAACCCGGCTGGGCGTATTATCGAACTTCCGATTAAATCTTCTTTCCGTGAAGGTTTGACAGTACTTGAATACTTCATCTCTACTCACGGTGCTCGTAAAGGTCTTGCCGATACAGCACTGAAAACAGCCGATTCTGGTTACTTAACTCGTCGTTTAGTAGACGTTGCACAAGATGCAATTGTCCGCGAAAATGATTGTGGAACGGATAGAGGCTTATTGGTTGGAGCGTTGATGGAAGGCACAGAAGTAATTGAAGAGCTTGATGAGCGTATCGTTGGTCGTCATGCGAAGAAAACAATTCGTCATCCAGAAACAAAAGGAATTATTGTAGCAAAAGATGAATTAATCACACAAGATTTAACTCGTCTGATTGTAGAGGCTGGTATTAAAGAAGTTACAATCCGCTCTGCATTTACATGCAATACAAAACACGGTATTTGTAAGAAATGTTATGGCACGAACTTAGCGACTGGAGACGAAGTTGAAGTGGGCGAAGCAGTGGGTATTATTGCAGCTCAATCAATCGGTGAGCCAGGAACTCAGCTTACAATGCGTACATTCCATACTGGTGGGGTTGCAGGAGACGATATTACTCAAGGTCTTCCGCGTATCCAAGAAATATTTGAATCGCGTAATCCTAAAGGGCAAGCAGTTATTTCTGAAATTACAGGTACAGTTACTGAAGTTGAAGAAATTCGCGAGGGCCAGAAGGAAGTAACGATTCAAGGTGATGTTGAAACACGTAAATATTTAGCTCCTTACAATGCACGTATCAAAGTTCAAGTAGATGATGCGATTGTGCGAGGCGAAGTATTGACAGACGGTTCAATTGATCCGAAACAATTGCTTCAAGTAAAAGACGTTCAAGCTGTTCAAGTGTATCTATTGAAAGAAGTTCAAAAAGTATACCGTATGCAAGGCGTAGAAATCGGCGATAAGCACGTAGAAGTTATGGTTCGTCAAATGTTCCGTAAAGTTCGGGTAATTGAAGCCGGAGATACAGAATTGCTACCAGGTTCACTATTGGATATTCACCAATTTACTGAAGCTAATGTTAAAGCGGTTCTAGAAGGTAACTTACCAGCTACAAGCCGTCCTGTAATTCTAGGTATTACAAAAGCTTCTCTTGAAACAGAATCATTCTTATCAGCCGCATCTTTCCAAGAAACGACTCGCGTCTTAACAGATGCAGCGATTAAAGGGAAACGTGATGAGCTTCTAGGATTGAAAGAGAACGTTATTATCGGCAAACTTGTTCCAGCTGGAACAGGAATGCAGCGTTACCGTCAAATTAAAATTGCTCAAAGCGAAAAAGCAGCACAGCAAGAAATTGTCGGTACAGAATCATAA
- the fusA gene encoding elongation factor G, which produces MAREFSLDKTRNIGIMAHIDAGKTTTTERILYYTGRIHKIGETHEGASQMDWMEQEQERGITITSAATTASWKNHRVNIIDTPGHVDFTVEVERSLRVLDGAVTVLDAQSGVEPQTETVWRQATTYGVPRIVFINKMDKIGADFLYSVGTLHDRLQANAQPIQLPIGAEDEFSAIIDLVEMNARFYANDLGTEITEGEIPEEYKELAEEWHTKLVEAVAELDEDLMEKYLSGEEITVEELKAGIRQGTLDVEFYPVVCGSAFKNKGVQLMLDAVIDYLPSPLDVPPMTGVLPDSDEQVIRKPSEDEPFSALAFKVMTDPYVGKLTFFRVYSGSLKSGSYVQNSSKGKRERVGRILQMHANSREEIAEVYCGDIAAAIGLKDTSTGDTLSDEKHQVILERMVFPEPVISLSVEPKSKADQDKMGQALAKLQEEDPTFRAHTDQETGQTIIAGMGELHLDILVDRMRREFNVEANVGAPQVSYRETFRESAKVEGKFVRQSGGRGQFGHVWIEFSPNEEGAGFEFENGIVGGVVPREYIPAVEAGLRDSLDNGVIAGYPLIDIKARLFDGSYHDVDSNEMAFKVAASMALKNAISKVRPVLLEPIMRVEVVIPEEYLGDIMGDITSRRGRVEGMDARGNAQVVRSMVPLAQMFGYATSLRSNTQGRGVFSMHFDHYEEVPKSISEEIIKKNKGQ; this is translated from the coding sequence ATGGCTAGAGAATTCTCCTTAGACAAAACACGTAATATCGGTATTATGGCACACATTGATGCCGGTAAAACGACTACTACGGAGCGTATTTTATACTACACTGGTAGAATCCACAAAATTGGAGAAACACATGAAGGTGCTTCTCAAATGGACTGGATGGAGCAAGAGCAAGAACGTGGAATCACAATCACTTCTGCTGCAACAACTGCTTCATGGAAAAACCACCGTGTTAACATCATCGATACTCCAGGACACGTAGACTTCACTGTTGAAGTTGAACGTTCATTGCGCGTACTTGATGGTGCAGTTACAGTTCTTGATGCTCAATCAGGTGTTGAGCCTCAAACTGAAACAGTTTGGCGTCAAGCTACAACATACGGAGTTCCACGTATCGTATTTATCAACAAAATGGATAAAATCGGTGCGGATTTCCTTTACTCTGTAGGTACATTACATGATCGCCTACAAGCAAATGCTCAACCGATCCAGTTGCCAATCGGCGCAGAAGATGAGTTCTCAGCTATCATCGATTTAGTTGAAATGAACGCACGTTTCTATGCAAACGATTTGGGAACTGAAATTACTGAAGGTGAAATACCTGAAGAATATAAAGAACTTGCTGAGGAATGGCACACTAAATTAGTGGAAGCTGTTGCTGAGCTTGACGAAGACTTAATGGAAAAATACCTTAGTGGCGAAGAAATTACTGTTGAAGAACTTAAAGCTGGTATCCGCCAAGGAACGCTAGACGTTGAGTTTTACCCAGTAGTTTGTGGATCTGCTTTCAAAAATAAAGGGGTTCAATTAATGCTTGATGCAGTAATTGATTACCTACCATCTCCATTGGATGTACCACCAATGACTGGTGTTCTTCCAGACTCAGATGAACAAGTAATACGTAAACCTAGCGAAGATGAACCGTTTTCTGCGTTGGCGTTTAAAGTAATGACGGATCCATACGTTGGGAAATTGACTTTCTTCCGTGTATATTCAGGTTCTCTTAAATCTGGTTCATATGTTCAGAACTCTTCTAAAGGCAAACGTGAGCGCGTTGGACGTATCCTTCAAATGCACGCAAACTCTCGTGAAGAAATCGCTGAAGTATATTGCGGAGATATCGCTGCTGCTATCGGACTTAAAGATACATCAACAGGTGATACTTTAAGTGACGAGAAACATCAGGTGATTCTTGAGCGTATGGTATTCCCAGAACCAGTTATCTCTCTTTCTGTGGAACCTAAGTCTAAAGCAGACCAAGATAAAATGGGTCAAGCCCTTGCTAAATTGCAAGAAGAAGATCCAACTTTCCGTGCGCACACTGACCAGGAAACTGGCCAAACAATCATCGCGGGTATGGGTGAACTTCACCTTGATATCCTAGTTGACCGTATGCGTCGTGAATTCAACGTAGAAGCTAATGTGGGTGCACCTCAGGTATCTTACCGTGAGACATTCCGTGAGTCTGCTAAAGTTGAAGGTAAATTCGTACGTCAGTCTGGTGGACGTGGACAATTCGGACACGTTTGGATTGAATTCTCTCCAAACGAAGAAGGAGCAGGTTTTGAATTTGAAAATGGTATCGTCGGTGGTGTTGTTCCTCGTGAATACATCCCAGCAGTTGAAGCGGGTCTTCGTGACTCACTAGACAATGGTGTTATTGCCGGATATCCTTTGATTGATATCAAAGCTCGTTTGTTCGACGGATCTTACCATGATGTTGACTCGAATGAGATGGCATTTAAAGTTGCTGCTTCTATGGCACTTAAAAATGCGATTTCTAAAGTTCGACCGGTTCTTCTTGAACCAATTATGCGTGTTGAGGTTGTTATCCCTGAGGAATACCTTGGAGATATCATGGGTGACATTACGTCACGCCGAGGCCGCGTAGAAGGTATGGACGCTCGCGGAAACGCGCAAGTTGTTCGTTCTATGGTACCTCTTGCACAAATGTTCGGTTATGCAACTTCATTGCGTTCAAATACGCAAGGTCGTGGTGTGTTCTCAATGCACTTTGATCACTATGAAGAAGTACCGAAATCAATTTCTGAAGAAATCATCAAAAAAAATAAAGGTCAATAA
- the rpoB gene encoding DNA-directed RNA polymerase subunit beta has product MVGQLVQYGQHRQRRSFSRISEVLDLPNLIEIQSSSYEWFLEEGLREMFRDISPIEDFTGNLSLEFVDYSLAEPKYPVDESKERDVTYAAPLRVKVRLHNKETDEVKEQDVFMGDFPLMTETGTFVIDGAERVIVSQLVRSPSVYFHDKTDKNGKKGFGATVIPNRGAWLEYETDAKDVVYVRIDRTRKLPVTVLLRALGFGSDQEIIDLLGDNEYLQNTLEKDNTESTEKALLEIYERLRPGEPPTVESAKSLLYSRFFDPKRYDLANVGRYKMNKKLHIKNRLFNQTIAETLADPETGEILVEAGTLIDRRVLDRLIPNLENGVGFHTVSQVGGVLEGEVTLQSIKIYAPNNEDQKEITVISNAYIEDKIKHVTPADIISSISYFFNLLYGVGNTDDIDHLGNRRLRSVGELLQNQFRIGLSRMERVVRERMSINDTQAIVPQQLINIRPVIASIKEFFGSSQLSQFMDQTNPLAELTHKRRLSALGPGGLTRERAGFEVRDVHYSHYGRMCPIETPEGPNIGLINTLSTFAKVNKFGFIETPYRRVDAESGVVTKHIDYLTADEEDNYVVAQANSKLNDDGSFVEEGIVARFRGENTIYKRGSIDYMDVSPKQVVSVATACIPFLENDDSNRALMGANMQRQAVPLLNPEAPFVGTGMEHLAARDSGAAVVAKNDGIVELVEAKEIAVRRIEVVDGNEVRGDLDTYKLQKFVRSNQGTSYNQRPIVKVGDRVSKRDILADGPSMERGEMALGRNVLVAFMTWDGFNYEDAIIMSERLVKDDVYTSVHIEEYESDSRDTKLGPEEITRDIPNVGEDALRNLDDRGIIRVGAEVKDGDILVGKVTPKGVTELTAEERLLHAIFGEKAREVRDTSLRVPHGAGGIVLDVKIFNREDGDELPPGVNQLVRAYIVQKRKISVGDKMAGRHGNKGVISRILPEEDMPFMPDGTPVDIMLNPLGVPSRMNIGQVLELHLGMASRSLGIHMASSVFDGANEEDVLETMEESGMPRDGKTILYDGRSGEAFDNRVSVGIMYMIKLAHMVDDKLHARSTGPYSLVTQQPLGGKAQFGGQRFGEMEVWALEAYGAAHTLQEILTVKSDDVVGRVKTYEAIVKGESVPEPSVPESFKVLIKELQSLGMDVKMLTIDDEEIELRDLDEEEDLQPADSLNILPIADTEAPVGTID; this is encoded by the coding sequence TTGGTAGGTCAACTAGTTCAGTACGGTCAACATCGTCAACGCAGAAGTTTTTCGAGAATCAGTGAAGTGCTGGATCTTCCGAACTTGATTGAAATTCAATCATCATCTTATGAATGGTTTCTCGAAGAAGGACTTCGCGAAATGTTCCGAGATATCTCGCCGATTGAAGATTTCACAGGAAATCTATCGCTCGAGTTTGTTGATTACAGTCTCGCGGAACCGAAGTATCCAGTCGATGAATCGAAGGAGCGCGACGTAACTTATGCAGCACCTTTGCGTGTTAAAGTACGTCTGCACAACAAAGAAACAGATGAAGTAAAAGAACAAGATGTCTTCATGGGTGATTTCCCGTTAATGACAGAAACAGGTACTTTTGTTATCGACGGCGCAGAACGCGTTATTGTTTCTCAGCTAGTTCGTTCGCCGAGTGTTTATTTCCATGACAAGACAGATAAAAATGGTAAAAAAGGCTTTGGAGCAACTGTTATTCCGAACCGTGGAGCATGGTTAGAATACGAAACAGATGCAAAAGATGTTGTGTATGTAAGAATTGATCGCACACGTAAATTACCGGTAACGGTTCTTTTAAGAGCGCTTGGTTTCGGATCTGATCAAGAAATCATCGATTTACTTGGAGATAACGAATATCTTCAAAATACACTTGAAAAAGATAACACAGAGAGCACAGAAAAAGCGCTTCTTGAAATTTATGAACGCCTGCGTCCTGGTGAGCCACCAACAGTTGAAAGTGCGAAGAGCTTACTATACTCACGCTTTTTCGACCCAAAACGCTATGACTTAGCAAATGTTGGTCGTTATAAAATGAACAAAAAGCTTCATATTAAAAACCGTCTTTTCAATCAGACAATTGCAGAAACATTAGCAGACCCTGAAACAGGCGAAATTTTAGTTGAAGCTGGTACATTAATTGATCGTCGTGTACTAGATCGCTTAATTCCAAACTTAGAAAATGGTGTTGGTTTCCATACTGTTTCTCAAGTAGGTGGCGTTCTAGAAGGTGAAGTTACTTTACAGTCGATCAAAATTTACGCACCAAACAACGAAGATCAAAAAGAAATCACTGTTATTAGTAATGCCTATATAGAAGATAAGATTAAGCATGTAACACCGGCTGATATTATTTCTTCTATTAGTTACTTCTTTAACCTTCTTTATGGTGTCGGAAACACAGATGATATTGATCATCTTGGTAACCGCCGTCTACGTTCAGTAGGTGAGCTTTTACAGAACCAATTCCGTATCGGTTTATCTCGTATGGAGCGTGTAGTTCGTGAACGTATGTCGATTAACGATACACAAGCAATCGTACCTCAGCAATTGATCAATATCCGTCCGGTTATTGCATCAATTAAAGAGTTCTTCGGTAGTTCTCAGCTTTCTCAGTTTATGGATCAAACCAATCCACTTGCTGAATTGACACATAAACGCCGTCTATCGGCGCTTGGACCCGGTGGTTTAACACGTGAACGTGCAGGCTTTGAAGTACGTGACGTTCACTATTCACATTACGGTCGTATGTGTCCGATTGAAACGCCTGAGGGCCCGAACATTGGATTGATCAATACACTCTCAACATTTGCGAAAGTGAATAAGTTCGGTTTCATTGAAACTCCTTATCGCCGCGTTGATGCTGAATCAGGTGTTGTTACAAAACATATCGATTACTTAACTGCTGATGAAGAAGATAACTATGTAGTGGCTCAAGCCAATTCGAAATTGAATGACGATGGTTCATTTGTTGAAGAAGGCATTGTGGCACGTTTCCGCGGGGAAAACACGATTTATAAGCGCGGCAGCATTGACTACATGGACGTTTCTCCAAAACAGGTTGTTTCTGTAGCAACAGCTTGTATCCCGTTCCTTGAAAACGATGACTCCAACCGAGCGTTAATGGGAGCGAACATGCAACGTCAAGCAGTTCCGTTATTAAATCCGGAAGCTCCTTTTGTAGGAACTGGAATGGAACATTTGGCAGCGCGTGATTCTGGTGCAGCTGTAGTAGCAAAAAATGATGGTATTGTAGAATTAGTGGAAGCTAAAGAAATCGCAGTCCGCCGTATTGAAGTTGTGGATGGCAATGAAGTCCGAGGCGACCTTGATACTTACAAATTGCAAAAATTCGTTCGTTCTAACCAAGGAACAAGTTATAACCAGCGCCCAATCGTTAAAGTTGGAGACCGAGTTTCTAAACGCGATATTCTAGCCGATGGACCTTCAATGGAACGCGGAGAGATGGCATTAGGAAGAAACGTATTGGTTGCCTTCATGACATGGGATGGCTTTAACTACGAAGATGCGATTATCATGAGTGAACGTTTAGTTAAAGACGATGTTTATACATCTGTTCATATTGAAGAGTACGAATCTGATTCACGTGATACGAAACTAGGGCCAGAAGAAATTACGCGCGATATCCCGAACGTTGGGGAAGACGCATTGCGTAACTTGGATGACCGTGGAATTATCCGTGTCGGAGCTGAAGTGAAAGATGGAGATATTCTTGTTGGTAAAGTAACACCTAAAGGCGTTACGGAACTAACTGCTGAAGAACGTCTTTTACATGCTATTTTCGGCGAAAAAGCACGCGAAGTTCGCGATACTTCATTGCGAGTGCCTCACGGTGCTGGCGGTATTGTATTGGATGTTAAAATCTTCAACCGTGAAGATGGAGACGAACTACCACCAGGTGTTAATCAGCTAGTCCGTGCATATATCGTTCAGAAACGTAAAATTTCTGTTGGTGATAAAATGGCTGGACGTCACGGAAACAAAGGTGTTATTTCAAGAATATTACCTGAAGAAGATATGCCGTTTATGCCTGATGGCACGCCAGTCGACATTATGTTGAACCCACTTGGTGTACCTTCTCGTATGAATATCGGTCAGGTACTTGAATTACACCTTGGAATGGCTTCTCGTTCACTTGGAATTCATATGGCTTCATCTGTATTTGATGGAGCAAATGAAGAAGATGTGTTGGAGACAATGGAAGAGTCAGGTATGCCGCGCGATGGTAAAACGATTCTCTATGATGGCCGTTCTGGTGAAGCATTCGATAACCGTGTGTCTGTAGGAATCATGTATATGATCAAACTTGCCCACATGGTTGACGATAAATTGCACGCCCGTTCTACTGGACCGTACTCATTGGTTACTCAACAGCCATTGGGTGGTAAAGCACAATTCGGCGGACAGCGTTTTGGTGAGATGGAAGTATGGGCACTTGAAGCATATGGTGCTGCTCATACATTACAAGAAATCTTAACGGTGAAGTCGGATGATGTCGTAGGTCGCGTAAAAACTTATGAAGCAATTGTTAAAGGTGAAAGTGTGCCGGAACCAAGTGTGCCGGAATCATTCAAAGTGTTAATTAAAGAGCTTCAAAGTTTAGGTATGGACGTTAAAATGTTAACGATTGATGATGAAGAAATTGAGTTGCGTGATTTGGATGAAGAAGAAGATCTTCAACCAGCTGACTCATTAAATATCTTACCGATTGCAGATACAGAAGCACCGGTTGGAACAATTGATTAA